The Deltaproteobacteria bacterium nucleotide sequence TGCGAAAGGGCGAGTGGGTCAAGGTGCGCCACGGCGAGGGCGAAACCGGCTGGATACACCAATCCCTCTTGTGGTAAGGGAAAATCCGGTTCTTTTATTTTCAATAACCCATCAACCAACGATTCCGGCTAAATGAAAAACAAAAAAAATCTCATAGTGGGCATAGGCTCGGCCCTTGTGGACATCCTGGCCCAGGAGGACGACCATTTCATAACGCGGTCAGGGGCGGTCCGGGGCGGGATGCAGCTTGTGGAGCATGAAAGGATCGAGTCGCTCTTTTCCCAGCTTTCGGGCGGCCACAAGGTGGTTCCGGGCGGCAGCGCCTGCAACACCGTGCTGGGGGTTGGCAGGTTGGGCGGCAGCGCGCGTTTCGTGGGAAAATGCGGCGACGACGATTTCGGCGAGCTTTTCCGGCGCTCCCTTTCCAGCCACGCCGTGGAGCCCGCGCTTTTTTCATCCGAAAAGCCCACCGGGAGGGTCCTGTCCATAATAACCCCGGACGCCCAGCGGTCCATGCTCACCTACCTTGGGGCATCGGCGGAAACGGCTCCAGAGGAGGTTGAAAGCGGCGTTTTCAACGGGGCGTCCATCGTCCACGTTGAGGGCTACCTCGTATTCAACAGAAAGCTTTTGGAGCGCACCCTGGTTGCGGCCAAGGACGCCGGGGCGAAGATTTCCTTAGACCTTGCCAGCCACAACGTGGTTATGGAAAACCGCGATTACGTGACGGGCCTGGTGTCCGATTTCGTTGACATTCTTATCGCCAACGAGGACGAGGCGGAAGCCTACACGGGCCTTAGGGACGAGGCGGAAGCACTGGAAAAACTGGCGGAGAAGGCCGCAGTGGCGGCTCTGAAGATGGGGCCGCGCGGATCCATGATAAAGGCCGAAGGCCGGGTGGTGGTTGTGAAGGCCCGTGGGGACGGCACGGCCCTGGACACCACCGGAGCCGGCGACCTTTGGGCCGCAGGCTTCCTTTACGGCATGGCCTTGGGGCTCGATCTGGCCAAGTGCGGCGAGCTTGGCTCAGCCTGCGGGCACGAGGTCTGCCAGGTTGTGGGCGCACACATCCCCGACGAGGGCTGGAAGCGCATAAGAAGCCTTTTGCCCGAACTTTACGACACCGAAACCCATGTCATATAAGCGCCTGTCTGATTGAGGCACGATTTATTGTACGCACATCCCTTGGATGACTATTCCACGTTGATCTGAAAGGACCGGACAGTGGCAGTAAAACAAAAGGTAAGCAGAAAAGACCTCCTGAAAAAGCCTGACGAGTTCATCACCTTCACCGCCCGCACAGTGGAATTCGTGCGCACCCACGAAAAACAGCTCTGGGCCGCGCTCATTACGGTTATCACCCTGGTGGTGGTGCTGGCCGGTGTCAGGTTCTACATGAAGCGCCAGGAAAACCAGGCTTTCATCATGCTGGCCAACGCCAGGGAAAGCTACACCTCGGCGCTGGAAACGGGCAAGGGCGTAACGGCGGCCCAGACCGCAGTTAGCGAGGTGATGACCAAGTACCCGCGCAGTTCAGCAGCCGACCTTGCCGCCGGGCTTCTGGGCAGGCTCTACCTACGCGAGGGCAAGTACGACAAGGCCATAGAGGCTTTTCAGAAGGCGTCGGGCCGGGTGGGGCAGGACCCCATGACCAGTAGCATCATACAAAGCGGCCTTGCCTACGCCCACGAGGGTCACAAGGAATACCAGAAAGCTCTCGACATCTTTTCGACGCTTGCCAAGGACGACCAAAGCCCGGTCCAGGAGGACGCGGCCCTTTCCCTTGGCCGGATATACGCAGCAATGAAGGACGCCAAAAACAGCCGCAAGGCCTACGAGGACT carries:
- a CDS encoding adenosine kinase — encoded protein: MKNKKNLIVGIGSALVDILAQEDDHFITRSGAVRGGMQLVEHERIESLFSQLSGGHKVVPGGSACNTVLGVGRLGGSARFVGKCGDDDFGELFRRSLSSHAVEPALFSSEKPTGRVLSIITPDAQRSMLTYLGASAETAPEEVESGVFNGASIVHVEGYLVFNRKLLERTLVAAKDAGAKISLDLASHNVVMENRDYVTGLVSDFVDILIANEDEAEAYTGLRDEAEALEKLAEKAAVAALKMGPRGSMIKAEGRVVVVKARGDGTALDTTGAGDLWAAGFLYGMALGLDLAKCGELGSACGHEVCQVVGAHIPDEGWKRIRSLLPELYDTETHVI
- a CDS encoding tetratricopeptide repeat protein, encoding MAVKQKVSRKDLLKKPDEFITFTARTVEFVRTHEKQLWAALITVITLVVVLAGVRFYMKRQENQAFIMLANARESYTSALETGKGVTAAQTAVSEVMTKYPRSSAADLAAGLLGRLYLREGKYDKAIEAFQKASGRVGQDPMTSSIIQSGLAYAHEGHKEYQKALDIFSTLAKDDQSPVQEDAALSLGRIYAAMKDAKNSRKAYEDFLKKFPTSPYAQEAREAKLR